In Helianthus annuus cultivar XRQ/B chromosome 3, HanXRQr2.0-SUNRISE, whole genome shotgun sequence, a single window of DNA contains:
- the LOC110930317 gene encoding uncharacterized protein LOC110930317, with protein MHRISHNVVPHMMWLDARIMKLVRFFSQNTALISCRLGDGLWVSAKVCLLFISSTISPLTRVCSIVTIVESIELLTVSTTSIARNVEPTTQLILGYKSSFKLFASQTEETQSQPSSAIPFDPNQ; from the exons ATGCACCGAATATCGCATAATGTGGTCCCTCACATGATGTGGTTGGATGCGCGCATCATGAAGTTAGTCAGATTTTTTTCCCAAAATACAGCCTTG ATTTCTTGTAGGCTTGGAGACGGACTCTGGGTATCGGctaaagtgtgtttacttttcATCTCCTCAACAATATCCcc ATTGACAAGGGTCTGTTCCATTGTGACAATTGTGGAATCTATAG AGTTGCTGACCGTGAGTACTACTTCCATTGCAAGAAATGTG GAACCAACAACACAACTGATTTTGGGTTACAAGTCTTCATTCAAGTTG TTTGCTTCACAGACGGAAGAGACCCAGAGTCAACCAAGTTCCGCCATTCCGTTCGA TCCAAATCAGTAG